The Pangasianodon hypophthalmus isolate fPanHyp1 chromosome 13, fPanHyp1.pri, whole genome shotgun sequence genome includes a window with the following:
- the si:dkey-16l2.16 gene encoding ras-related protein Rab-35 codes for MAGKDYNHLFKLLIIGDSNVGKSSLLLRFADNSFSGSYITTIGVDFKIRTVEIDGERVKLQIWDTAGQERFRTITSTYYRNTHGVIIVYDVTNPESFVNVKRWLNEISQNCDNVCKILVGNKNDDPSKKQVDTQDAQRFGETVGVRVFETSAKENINVEEMFMAFTHMVLRAKKQSQSRAEREREREKDTVHINAHRDRDRRKRGKKCC; via the exons ATGGCGGGAAAGGACTACAATCATCTCTTCAAACTGCTCATCATCGGAGACTCCA atgttGGGAAAAGCAGTTTACTACTGAGATTTGCAGACAACTCCTTCTCTG GGAGCTACATCACCACTATAGGTGTGGACTTTAAGATCCGGACGGTGGAGATCGacggagagagagtgaaactGCAGATCTGGGACACGGCGGGACAGGAGAGGTTCAGAACCATCACGTCAAc gtattaCAGGAACACACACGGGGTCATTATCGTGTACGACGTGACGAACCCCGAGTCGTTTGTGAACGTGAAGAGGTGGCTGAACGAGATCTCGCAGAACTGCGATAACGTGTGTAAAATATTAG TTGGGAATAAGAACGACGATCCGTCTAAGAAGCAGGTGGACACTCAGGACGCTCAGAGGTTTGGGGAGACGGTTGGAGTTCGAGTGTTCGAGACCAGCGCTAAAGAAAACATCAACGTGGAAGAG aTGTTCATGGCGTTTACCCACATGGTCCTGCGGGCGAAGAAACAGAGTCAGAGCCGAgcggagagagagcgagagagagagaaggacacgGTTCACATCAACGCTCACCGCGACCGCGacaggaggaagagaggaaagaaatgCTGCTGA